GCAAGATGCGGTAATGGCCGGACTACGTTACGCCTGGGCGGGTGGCGTGGAAAATGTCATCATGGATATGGAATGCGATTTAGGTAAGGCAGATGTGGTTGTAACCGGAGGTGATGGCCTTTTGCTGACACGTTGTTTAAAGCATGACACCACTTACGAAGAAACGCTTATATTGCGCGGACTAACCTACGTTTAGCAGGCGCTCGCTAAGTATCGAACGGTGTCGGTGCCAATACCCGTGCCTGGCTGATTGCCGCGTTGCCAGATAGTTGCTTTGGTGGGGCAGGCGCCCATGGCTCATGAGTCAGGCATCTACAAAAACCGACGACGCATCTATGGCGGGCGTTCGACCGTTCGCACGGCGCTATTCCTGGCGACGCTCTCAGCGGTCCGCCAGGATCTTCGCATGAAAGATTTTTACCAGTTCCTGGTGCAAGTTGGAAACCCAGGAAAGTCGCCCTGGTCGCTGCCATGCGCAAGCTGTTGACCATCATCAATGCGATGTTTCGAATGGGAAGGAGTTATAACCGAATCTGGTGTTTGAGGTGTTGAAGAAAAGCGGCGCATCTGGTTGATTTGTTGTTGCGAGACAATAAGCCAACCTGAGGAGATACGCCACTATGAGCGAGAATAACGTGATTGGGCTGGCGGGTCGAGAGGCGGGAAATGATCCGCTGACCGAACTGCTGAGAGCAGGCGCGGAACGCCTGATTTATCAGGCCGTGGAGGCCGAGTTAGAGACCTTGCTGGCAGAGCATGCGGATCGACGTACAGAGGACGGCAAGGCGGGTGTGGTGCGCAACGGTCACCTGCCTGCTCGCAAGCTGCAGACCGCCTTGGGGCCGGTGACGTTTCGTTCAGCGCTGGTGCCGCCGTATGTGCGCAAGACACGGTCGCTGGAAGCGGCATTGCCCTGGCTGTATCTGAAGGGCGTATCCAGCGGCGAGATGACAGAAGCGCTGAAGGTTCTTGTCGGTCCGGACACCGAGGGTCTATCGGCCAGCACAGTATCGCGGTTGAAGCAGGTCTGGGGCCAGGAGTACCGGGCCCCTGGTGCGAAGATCGCCGGGACAGGGACCGCTGGGTCTATGTGTGGACCGACGGTGTGTACAGCGGCCTTCGCGCCGAGCAAGCCAAGCTGTGTGCTCTGGTGGTGATCGGCGTGAACGCGCGCGGCCAGAAGCGTTTTCTGGCCATCGAGGACGGGGTGAGAGAGTCCACGCAGAGCTGGCGAGAGGTGTTGCTGAAGCTGAAGGCCCGTGGCATGAACGTACCGGAACTGGCCATTGGTGATGGTGCCATGGGCTTCTGGGCGGCACTGGAGGAAGTGTATCCCAAGACACGCCAACAGCGCTGCTGGATGCACAAGACGATGAACGTGCTGAACGGTTTGCCAAAATCGGTCCAGCCAAAAGCGAAACAGGCGCTACACGAGATCTGGCAGGCACAGACACGGGCCGATGCGGAAAAGGCCTTCGACCTGTTCCTCAAGACCTATGAGCCGAAGTATCCAAAGGCCGCCGTCTGTCTGCACAAGGACCGTGAGGCGTTGCTGGCCTTCTACGATTTTCCGGCCCCGCATTGGCAGAGCATCCGAACCAGCAATCCGATCGAATCGACCTTCGGGACAATTGCGCATTCCGACGATCATGACCGTTCGTTCCGGGCGATCGTGACCGACCGCGCATGCGGTCGCGCTGGAGGTGTGATTTTTAGTCCTTTCGGTCACGATCCGTCAAATCGGCTTGTCGCTTGCGCATCGAGTCGCCGGTCATCGTGATGCGGTGTGCACGGTGCAGCAGGCGGTCGAGGATGGCGTCCGCCAGGGTGGCCTCGCCGATGACATCGTGCCAGTGTTCGACGGGGAGCTGACTGGCGACCAGGGTGCTTTTTTTCTCGTGGCGCTCCTCGATGACTTCCATCAGGTCATTGCGCTGGGCGGCAGAGAGCTTGTGGATGCCGAAGTCGTCGAGGATCAGCAGTTCGGTATTGGCGAGCGTTTTCATCAGCCGCGCGTAGCGGCCGTCGCCGTGGGCGATGCGGATGTCTTCGAGCAGCCGGGTGAGGCGAAAGTAGCGGGTGGACAGACCCTGCCGGCAGGCCTGGTGGCCCAGCGCGCAGGCGATGTAGGTTTTGCCGCAGCCGGTAGGCCCGGTGATGGTCAGGTTGTGGCGGCGCTTTATCCACTGGCCGGTGGCCAGGGTGCTGAGCACCTCGCGTTTGAGGCCGGGCCCGGGGCGGTAGTGGATATCCTCGATGGTCGCCGGGGTGCGGAGCTTGGCGAGTTGCAGCAGCCGGGTGAGTCGGCGGGTGTCGCGATGGCTGATCTCGCGGTCGATCAGCAAGGCCAAGCGTT
This genomic stretch from Acidihalobacter ferrooxydans harbors:
- the istB gene encoding IS21-like element helper ATPase IstB, with translation MLNHTTVHQLHSLKLAGMAEALAQQLDQPHAFALAFEERLALLIDREISHRDTRRLTRLLQLAKLRTPATIEDIHYRPGPGLKREVLSTLATGQWIKRRHNLTITGPTGCGKTYIACALGHQACRQGLSTRYFRLTRLLEDIRIAHGDGRYARLMKTLANTELLILDDFGIHKLSAAQRNDLMEVIEERHEKKSTLVASQLPVEHWHDVIGEATLADAILDRLLHRAHRITMTGDSMRKRQADLTDRDRKD
- a CDS encoding transposase → MVGQAPMAHESGIYKNRRRIYGGRSTVRTALFLATLSAVRQDLRMKDFYQFLVQVGNPGKSPWSLPCASC